One Paenibacillus sp. SYP-B4298 genomic window, TCCGTGTCGAAGCCGTCGATCTCCGTATTGACGGAGTAGAAGGCATAGTGGTCGCGGCGCTCGCGGTATTCGGTCTTATGATAAATGACCGATCCCTTGATCTCGACCTCGCCCGTGCTCAGGTTGCGCTGGAAGTTGGTCATGTCGTCATTGGCGTTCCACAGACAGAATTCGATAAAGGAGAACAGCCGCGCTTCCTTCGGCGCGTTGGATAGGTTGGATACGGTCAGTTGATGAACCTCTCCGGTAAAGCCGAGCGGGACGAATTGGAGCTGCTTGACGCGCAGACCGTTGCGTTCCCCTGTAATGGAGGTGTACCCGAGGCCGTGGCGACATTCATAGAAATCCAGCTCGCGCTTGACCGGCATCCAGCCCGGTGTCCAGTAATCGCCTTGATCATGAATATAATAATAGCGTCCGCCGTTGTCGAGCGGGATATTGTTGTAACGGTAACGGGTCAGGCGTCTTAGTCTCGCATCACGATAGAAGCAATAGCCGCCGCCCGTATTGGACACCAGGCCGAAGAACTGCTCCGAGCCGAGGTAGTTAATCCAGGGGTAAGGCGTCTTGGGCGTATCAATGACATATTCCTTGCGGGCATCATCAAAGTGACCGAATTTCATACGTATCCTTCTCCTTTAGTGGGTTATGAACGCGCGTTTACGAATAGGTGGAGGGAGTTCTTCATCCGTTCATGTCCGCGAAGTCTGCCAGACTGCGCGGGGATGAAGACTCAGGAATGCAGACTTGAGTATGCAGGCTATAGCTGTCCAGGCTATAGCTGTCTGCAGGAATCCCGCACGATAAGCGGGGCCGGGAAGCTGACCGTACTGAAGGCGGTGACCGTCTGCTCGCAGAGAGCGACGACCTTATGCACCGCTTCCCTGGACATGTCATCGATCGGCATTCGCACAGTGGACAGCTTGGGAACAAGCTGTGTCGCGATCGGGCCGTCATCGAATCCGACGATGGAAATATCTCCGGGAATGGAGAGGCCGAATTCGTGGAACGCCTCGTAGGCCGCGGCTGCCATGTCGTCATTCGCTGCGAAAAAAGCGGTAGGCAGCTCCTGCCCGGATGCCAGCAGGCCCTTGACCTCATGGTAGGCGTTATGCTTGAGAAACTCGCCATTCAAAATGTAATGCGGCTCCAGCGGCAGACCGTGGCTGTGCAGCACGGCTTCGTAGGCATTATACCGCTCGGAGCCGGAGAATGTGCTGACAGAGCCATTGATCATGCCGATGGTACGATGACCGAGGGCGATCAGATGCTCGACCGCCGCGACCGCCCCATCGTAATCCTTGGAATTAATGACGGATACATTGCTTCGATCCAGGCGATGCTGGATGATCTCTCCGATGTCATAATCAATCAGAACGATCGGCGCATCCAGGCTGACCAGCTCGCGGATGACATCGACCTGCTTGCGGGTGCCGACCAGAATTGCGCCGTCGATCCTTTTTTGCAGGCAGGCCTGCTTGACCTTCTGGTAATCCTCCAGAGCATACAGCGTATGAATGAGCACATAATAGCCCAGCGAGTTAGCTGTATCCACCACCGATTCCACAAAGGGCGCAAAATAATTGTTCCGGTAAATACGATTCCCGGCGGTCTTCTCCGCTGTGCTCACGACAAATAAGCCGATGGTGTTCGTCGCCTTGCCAGCTAATGCTCTGGCATAGCTATTCGGCTGGTACTGATGCTGCTCGATGACCTTGAGCACCTTGTCCCGCGTTGCCGGGGGCACATTGGGGTAATTATTGATGACCCTGGAGACCGTGCTGCGTGACACGCCCGCCAATCTTGCAATATCTTCGCTGCGCATAATGCTTCCTCCTGTTTGTGTGAACGCGCGTTTACACCTTGATTGTAAAATAAAACCAAGGTGCATGCAAGCATTTTCCATAAATGTTCATGAAGCTGTTATAATGAAGGCGATCGGTGTTGGAACGGCCCCATAAATGGTGTACAATAAGGGAACACCCATTCTGCTCACTGCAGCGGTTATGGGAGCATAGACCATCCAAAAGCATTGGAGATCTTGTGTTTGTCGTCAGGCAAACAGGGGGTCTCTTTTTTTATGGATCGAAGAAAAGGTAACGTGCAGTTGGATTCGGATTTTGCGTAACGAAGCCCGGTCTATGTAGGATGGGCAGACATTTACTCGTATGTTGGCTGTTGATATTTTTGGTATAATGAGGGGAGATAGGAGAAAATGCATGTTTTTGTAGGTAAAAAGGATGAAATGTCGTTAACCTTGAGAACCGAGCGCTATAACGCGGAGGATGTACAGCGGATCAAGCGGCTGAAGCAGCGGCAATGGAATCCGGGTGAGCGAGTGTGGCTGGTGCCCTATACGCTCGCCAGTATGGAGGAGCTGTGGCAGTTGATCTTATCTGAAGGCGCTACCATTGAGGTACAGCGAGAATTGCTGGAGGAATGTCCGTTCTGGATGGATAAGCTGGAGGAGCGACAGCGTGGGCAGGCGGAGGAACGGCAGCAAGGAGAAGCGGAGGGTCGGCAGCAAGGAGAAGCGGAGGAGCGGCAGCAAGGAGAAGCGGAGGAACGGCAGCAAGGAGAAGCGGAGGATCGGCAGCGA contains:
- a CDS encoding LacI family DNA-binding transcriptional regulator, which gives rise to MRSEDIARLAGVSRSTVSRVINNYPNVPPATRDKVLKVIEQHQYQPNSYARALAGKATNTIGLFVVSTAEKTAGNRIYRNNYFAPFVESVVDTANSLGYYVLIHTLYALEDYQKVKQACLQKRIDGAILVGTRKQVDVIRELVSLDAPIVLIDYDIGEIIQHRLDRSNVSVINSKDYDGAVAAVEHLIALGHRTIGMINGSVSTFSGSERYNAYEAVLHSHGLPLEPHYILNGEFLKHNAYHEVKGLLASGQELPTAFFAANDDMAAAAYEAFHEFGLSIPGDISIVGFDDGPIATQLVPKLSTVRMPIDDMSREAVHKVVALCEQTVTAFSTVSFPAPLIVRDSCRQL